Genomic DNA from Mycobacterium stomatepiae:
CCCAAAGTTCCCAAACTCTGGGCGCTTGGCGGTGGCCCGCAGTTGATTGATATTGCGACATCCCACGCCGACGGGTTCATCAGCATGGTCCCGAGCGCCTTCGCCAGCCCCGACCAATGGGCCTCGCAAGTGGATGAAATCCGTGCGCAGCTCGAGCGCAAGGACCGTGATCCGCAGGCGTTCACCTGTGGCTTCTGGCCGTTTGTTCTGCTTTACCAGAACGAGGATCAGCGCGAACGCCTGGTGAACAACCCGATCACCAAGTGGATGACGGCAGCATTCGGGCGGCTTCACCACGGCGCGTGGAAAGCCGAAGGAATCGATCTGATCTTCCCCGAGGATTGGCACTACGCACTGCGGATGCTGCCGCATCAGATGAGCCGGGCCGAGGTCGACGATGTGGTAGCCCGGGTGACACCGGAAATGATCGAGAAGTCCTGGCTGATGGGAACACCGGAAGAAGTCGCCACGCAGTTGCGGCCGTGGGTAGATGCCGGCGCGGACTACATCGCGCCCAGCGACCTGGCGCCGTCGATCATGGAGCCCGAAGAACAGCCGGAGGTTCTGGCGGCCATGATCCAACTCTGCGCCGAGCTGCGCGTCGGTAGTGGCGCGGCTGTCGGAACGTAGCGAACGACTACTTGCGGCGCGTCGCGGCGAGGCGTTCCGCGAACTCCGGGGCCTGGATCGAGGTGGCCTGGGGGCCCAGCTCGGCGTCGACGGCGGCCGCGTGCAGCTTGTTATCGAGGCTGCCCGGACTGTAGGTCGCTCGCATGGTGGACTTCGTTGCGATCACGACGTCCCGCGGGGCCGATGCCGGGCCGGCGGCCAGCTCTCGGGCCGCGGCCACGGGATCGTCGGCGACTTTGAGCGCCAGACCGTGGCTCACCGAGGCGTCGGCGTCAAAACGTAGCCCGAACAGCAGCGCGGCCCGGGCTACCTGGGGTCCGACGGCGCGCTGCAACATCCACGTCATGCCGCCGCCAGGGTGAATGCCGAGCTTTTGGAATCGAGGGTCAAACAGCGCACCCGGC
This window encodes:
- a CDS encoding LLM class flavin-dependent oxidoreductase, with amino-acid sequence MSRSVELGVNYWPSRYLPPQAGAEFASQLEATGVVDWFQTWDQLVSFLPQALWRPDVTPMARLTADCDSYYNAAMVAVLAANATTRLNITTTLDAVRNGPAELLQQMLTLAAATPATVALQFAAGELKQCKPFGWKRSQGLARMEDIFVIVRKMLASDGLIDHEGKHWTYDGAWIGSHFPKVPKLWALGGGPQLIDIATSHADGFISMVPSAFASPDQWASQVDEIRAQLERKDRDPQAFTCGFWPFVLLYQNEDQRERLVNNPITKWMTAAFGRLHHGAWKAEGIDLIFPEDWHYALRMLPHQMSRAEVDDVVARVTPEMIEKSWLMGTPEEVATQLRPWVDAGADYIAPSDLAPSIMEPEEQPEVLAAMIQLCAELRVGSGAAVGT
- a CDS encoding enoyl-CoA hydratase, which gives rise to MDRVLLEVDSGVALITVNDPDRRNAVTDEISAGLRRAVNTAQNDPSVHAVVVTGAGKAFCAGADLSALGSAAEDGLRRLYDGFLAVADCTLPTVAAVNGPAVGAGLNLALACDVRIAGPGALFDPRFQKLGIHPGGGMTWMLQRAVGPQVARAALLFGLRFDADASVSHGLALKVADDPVAAARELAAGPASAPRDVVIATKSTMRATYSPGSLDNKLHAAAVDAELGPQATSIQAPEFAERLAATRRK